The genomic stretch ACTGCCGCTGTCTCCGGGGCCGTTTATCCCCTCTAACTCCGTTGCGCCTTCCGCCGAATCAAGATCAAAGTAGAGTTCGGTTGCCGACACCGAATCTACGATATTGCTTGCTCCGCGCCGTTTCCCGTCGCGAATGGTCACTCCCTCTTTGCCGTTCCCTGAGTTTCCGCAGCCGACGAAATAAATTGCCTTCCCTGCTTCAGGCTCAAGCGTATAGAGCCTCGCTCGCTCAATCCCGATTACCTCGCGGTCAAGTCGCAGCAATGCAAGATCAGGATTGAATTCGCGCTGTGATGTCTGCGGAAAAATGAGCATCTCTTTTATTCCGTATAGCTCGCCGCCTAATTCTACCGTTGGATTTCGCTGCTGTATTGCCATGGCAACATGCGCCGCAGTCACCGCCACATCCGGTGCTATCAGCGTTGCCCCGCCCATTCTCATGATCTGTCCCACACAAGGAAACTGATTTCCCAACTCAAGATAAAGCGAATCCGGGCGGTCATGCCGCATGATCATCGCACGCAAATCTACGTTAACCTGAAAGACTAGCAGGAGCAACAACAGCGAAACCTTCATCAAACCTGTTCCCAATTTATAATTACTTATATAACAAGACTCTGCATTAGCTACCTGAGTTGCACCTCCATTTCCTCACTCCATGCCTCCTTTTTTTATTTCTCCGGCTACGTAAGTCCAATATCCTGTCCGGCAAACCTGTCCCTAATTTCAAATTGAACATATGTTTATCTATTATTTGCATAATTTTTGAAAAAAAGCTTGACAAAACGTAATTTCAGTATTATATTATGCACGTTGATTCGATTGATTTGCACACCGTTTCACCAATCCGGCTAATCCAATGCCGCCGCTTGGCTTCCGTGTCTCCTTCCCCATGATGCGGATTTATTCCTTTGTGTTGATCATCGCACCAACCTGTTTTTCCACTGGCCATTCCCTTCGGAGTAAGCGGGTACTTTCTGCCTAAGGCAACATCTGTCTTGAGGTAAATTATATATAAACAATAACCAAAACCTCCACTTTTCGTGGTACAGGCTTTGCTAAATGTTATATGTAATTTCTCAATTCACAGAACTTTGCCTGAAGGCAGTCGGCCATGGCCACCCCAAACCCTTTTTACAAGTCTCCGTTCGATATCCTGAAACAGCGTCGCGATGAGCTGTTTTCTGTTCGTAGTGATCGCAATAACGAATTCCTCGGAACGACTCCATCGTCACCAACAGGTCTCGTTAAATCCGTACATAAGCATACCAAGCGCAACGGCCGCGTTTTAGTTCTGGGGAACGGCCGCAGTGCTGCAGCCGGAGAATTCATTAAACTCGGCTATAAAGTCACGCTCGCCGATTGGTCTCCGCTTGCGCTTGCCGCCACCGAAGATGTTCGCCGCTCGCTGTCTCGCATGGAGGACGCAAACGTCAAAGCATTACTCATTGACGGTCCCCGCATTCCCCTCCCTGACGGCAGTTTCGACGGCATCGTCATCACCGGTGTCTTCTCTGAAATCGGTCACTCGGTTCCGCTGGTCAAGGAATGTTCGCGCCTGCTGGCCGACAACGGCTATCTGACCGTCGCTGTGCCTGACAATCTCGCGGCCTATCATCCCGGACACGTCACACTCTTTACGGATTCGACTCTCCGGAATTCACTTGAACTCTACTTCGACTCCGTCAGCATCAGCGTTGACAACGACACGCTTATCGCCACGGCGTCAAACTCGGAAACCCTCCGTCATCCCGTCATCTTCGCGATGATGAATATTCGCAATGAAGACCGCTGGCTGCGCGAAGTTCTCGACAGCGCCGCCCGCATTTGTGACGGAATAATTGTCTATGATGACGGCTCGACCGACAAGACACCCGACATCTGCCGAATTCATCCCGCCGTCACCGCCTACAGGCAGGAAATCGAATCCGAAACGGACAAAGCACGCGACAAGAATCGCATGTTCGCGATGGCACTCGAACACAAGTTCGATTGGATGCTCTGCATTGACGGCGACGAAGTTCTCGAACCCACCGCGCCGCAGAGGATTCTCCATCAGATCCGAAACTGCCCGTCCAGTGTCTCGCAGATAGATTTCGAATTTCTCTATCTTTGGAACGACCGCAGGCACTATCGCACCGACGGTATCTACACCGGAATCTATCACCCCTGTCTGTTCCGGCCGCTTTCTCAGAAGTGGAACGAACTCCGCTTCGAACCTACCGCGCACGCCGGAAATCTGCATTGCGAACGGACTCCGCAAAACCTGCAAGGCGAACGGATTCGCGCGGATATTAAAATCGAGCATCTCGGCTACATGTTCGCCGAAGACCGCGTCCGCAAATATCAGTGGAACAAATCCAAGGATATCAAGCACGCGAACGAAGGCTACTACGAGCACCTTCTCGACCAGCCGCATATGACGCTCGCGCCGTGGGACGGCCGCCCGAATTTTCAGCACAAGCAGGCCGCAAAAGTCGAAAAGCAAACTCTTAAACCCGACTACTACTACGCGAATGCGCGGCGCAATCTGGCTGAACTGGTTCCCGTCACCGCCCGCGAAGTGCTCGATGTCGGCTGCGGCAACGGCGCCACCGGTAAACTCATCAACCAGCTTACGGGCGCCCGCGTGTCCGGAATTGAAATTCATCCGGAAGTCGCCAATGTCGCGCGTCAAGTGCTTGCCGATGTGCATGTCCTCGATGTTGAAGCGGACACCCTGCCGTTCGCTCCGCGGCAATTCGACTGCATTCTTTGCGGTGACGTTCTCGAACACCTGATTGACCCGTGGAAAGC from bacterium encodes the following:
- a CDS encoding trypsin-like serine protease yields the protein MLLLLVFQVNVDLRAMIMRHDRPDSLYLELGNQFPCVGQIMRMGGATLIAPDVAVTAAHVAMAIQQRNPTVELGGELYGIKEMLIFPQTSQREFNPDLALLRLDREVIGIERARLYTLEPEAGKAIYFVGCGNSGNGKEGVTIRDGKRRGASNIVDSVSATELYFDLDSAEGATELEGINGPGDSGSPTLYKEDGKVYLAGVSSRGVPGPQGVFRYGCGDIHVRVKSFAGIIEELLINPEKWDQDGYRRIIPSERAMPELPEDARGDIIGEFVRVFASRKSEEYERFSQRYRTAEVLAKRTPEERSEWYEQSLIDYGVIEPVIVREVNAEEIETQMITEIGALLTFRFTFSGDEPLKLESVSIE